Proteins encoded within one genomic window of Pristiophorus japonicus isolate sPriJap1 chromosome 11, sPriJap1.hap1, whole genome shotgun sequence:
- the htr1fa gene encoding 5-hydroxytryptamine receptor 1F gives MDLENETYSNFTLEELAKGKTSKVMISLSLSVLAIMTTVINSLVITAIIVTRKLHHPANYLICSLAVTDLLVAVLVMPFSIVYTVKETWVMGQVVCNIWLSVDITCCTCSILHLAAIALDRYRAITDAVDYAQKRTPKRAGIMITIVWVISIFISMPPLFWRHQGNNKEDECLIKHEHFVFTIYSTFGAFYIPLALILILYYKIYRAAKTLYHKRSASRHINEEVNGKMASITAKSPRTPSTLCISEKSISDPSTIEDAEKVNITARSPNPSCQQEKMRKRLKISGTRERKAATTLGLILGAFVICWLPFFLKELIVNVCEFCYVSPEMSDFLTWLGYLNSLINPLIYTIFNEDFKKAFQKLVRCRQLL, from the coding sequence ATGGATTTGGAAAATGAGACTTATTCAAACTTTACTTTAGAAGAACTGGCAAAGGGAAAAACTTCAAAGGTGATGATATCACTTTCACTCTCTGTCTTGGCTATTATGACCACAGTCATTAATTCCCTGGTGATAACTGCAATAATTGTAACAAGAAAGCTCCATCACCCAGCAAACTACTTAATATGCTCCCTCGCTGTTACTGATTTACTTGTTGCCGTCCTTGTGATGCCCTTCAGTATTGTTTACACTGTAAAGGAGACATGGGTGATGGGTCAAGTTGTCTGCAACATCTGGTTAAGTGTTGACATTACGTGTTGTACCTGCTCCATTCTTCATTTGGCCGCAATTGCCCTGGACAGATATAGGGCTATAACTGATGCTGTGGACTATGCACAGAAAAGGACACCTAAACGTGCCGGAATAATGATCACAATTGTATGGGTCATATCTATCTTTATATCAATGCCTCCTTTGTTTTGGAGGCACCAAGGAAATAATAAGGAGGACGAGTGTCTTATTAAGCATGAACATTTTGTCTTTACAATCTATTCTACATTTGGAGCATTTTATATTCCCTTGGCTTTGATTCTCATCCTGTACTATAAAATATATCGAGCCGCTAAAACACTTTATCACAAAAGGAGTGCAAGCAGACACATCAACGAGGAAGTAAATGGCAAGATGGCCAGCATTACTGCCAAAAGCCCCAGGACACCTTCAACATTGTGCATATCTGAAAAGTCCATCTCAGACCCTTCAACGATTGAAGATGCAGAAAAAGTCAACATCACAGCCAGAAGTCCCAACCCCAGTTGCCAGCAAGAAAAAATGAGGAAGAGACTTAAAATCTCAGGCACAAGAGAAAGGAAAGCAGCAACTACCTTGGGTTTGATTCTGGGGGCGTTTGTCATATGCTGGCTGCCATTCTTTCTAAAAGAACTTATTGTAAATGTCTGTGAATTCTGTTATGTCTCTCCGGAGATGTCCGACTTTCTGACGTGGTTAGGTTACCTCAATTCTTTAATCAATCCCCTTATTTATACAATCTTCAATGAAGACTTTAAGAAAGCATTTCAGAAACTAGTACGCTGCAGACAGCTTCTGTAA